The proteins below come from a single Mauremys reevesii isolate NIE-2019 linkage group 6, ASM1616193v1, whole genome shotgun sequence genomic window:
- the FAM221B gene encoding protein FAM221B, which translates to MEGEEPSMEGMGGPSPPPAEEPSGPSPPPGQEPSGPSPPPAEEPSGPSPSGRGASARPPPAEEPSGPSPPPGQEPSGSSPPPAEEPSGRPPPAEEPRARPRQARSLGLVPSGRGVSARPPPAEEPRLVPRQARSQESRARPSGRGALGPVPPARPGALGPVPPSGRGVSARPPPGQEPSGPSPTPAEEPSGPSPPPAEEPSGSSPPPGQESSGPSCSLAEAPAGAGVGADEQEEVEVTDSHTQTKHKPQGGAKKKAAKKAAVGYSVRPIVPARRAELVAVAKAMHREQFGREVQELFHLEREAALKAMQTGLYIGWRCPEYLWDCFRVGDLSKCFCGHLLREHQVYVETCARVPCTVPSCKCQSFIFIPSRPEDVGEFWLRKRVGFDPSTWRATCRCKHSHEQHAPSASRACRATGCWCVSFESNFLCAACDRCWEEHETFFETAETRRKGGRPYGEAYLPFAEMPELRNAVLLGHPGHSSAPQAPLGELPAPPSHALPFPSPGLRRPAKQSGKKA; encoded by the exons ATGGAGGGCGAGGAGCCCAGCATGGAGGGCATGGGGGGCCCGTCCCCCCCTCCGGCCGAGGAGCCCTCGGGCCCGTCCCCCCCGCCAGGCCAGGAGCCCTCGGGCCCGTCCCCCCCTCCGGCCGAGGAGCCCTCGGGCCCGTCCCCCTCCGGCCGAGGAGCCTCGGCCCGTCCCCCTCCGGCCGAGGAGCCCTCGGGCCCGTCCCCCCCGCCAGGCCAGGAGCCCTCGGGCTCGTCCCCCCCTCCGGCCGAGGAGCCCTCGGGCCGTCCCCCTCCGGCCGAGGAGCCTCGGGCCCGTCCCCGCCAGGCCAGGAGCCTCGGGCTCGTCCCCTCCGGCCGAGGAGTCTCGGCCCGTCCCCCTCCGGCCGAGGAGCCTCGGCTCGTCCCCCGCCAGGCCAGGA GCCAGGAGTCTCGGGCCCGCCCCTCCGGCCGAGGAGCCCTCGGGCCCGTCCCCCCCGCCAGGCCAGGAGCCCTCGGGCCCGTCCCCCCCTCCGGCCGAGGAGTCTCGGCCCGTCCCCCGCCAGGCCAGGAGCCCTCGGGCCCGTCCCCCACTCCGGCCGAGGAGCCCTCGGGCCCGTCCCCCCCTCCGGCCGAGGAGCCCTCGGGCTCGTCCCCCCCGCCAGGCCAGGAGTCCTCGGGCCCATCCTGCTCGCTGGCCGAGGcgccggctggggctggggtgggggccgaCGAGCAGGAGGAGGTGGAAGTTACCGACAGCCACACCCAGACGAAGCACAAGCCCCAGGGGGGCGCTAAGAAGAAAGCAGCCAAGAAAGCGGCTGTGG GCTACTCGGTGCGGCCCATCGTCCCGGCCAGGAGGGCCGAGCTGGTGGCCGTGGCCAAGGCCATGCACCGGGAGCAGTTCGGCCGGGAGGTGCAGGAGCTGTTCCACCTGGAGAGGGAGGCGGCCCTCAAGGCCATGCagacag GTCTCTACATCGGCTGGCGCTGCCCTGAGTACCTGTGGGACTGCTTCCGCGTGGGTGACCTCTCCAAGTGCTTCTGCGGGCACCTCCTGCGGGAGCACCAGGTCTACGTCG AGACATGTGCGCGGGTGCCCTGCACCGTGCCCAGCTGCAAGTGCCAGAGCTTCATCTTCATCCCCTCCCGGCCCGAGGACGTGGGCGAGTTCTGGCTGAGGAAGAGAGTTGGCTTCGACCCCTCCACCTGGCGGGCCACGTGCCGCTGCAAACACAGCCACGAGCAGCATGCGCCCAGCGCCAGCCGCGCCTGTCGGGCCACAG GCTGTTGGTGCGTCAGCTTCGAGTCCAACTTCCTGTGTGCGGCCTGCGACCGGTGCTGGGAGGAGCACGAGACCTTCTTCGAGACGGCCGAGACGCGGCGAAAGGGGGGCCGGCCCTATG GAGAAGCCTACTTGCCCTTTGCCGAGATGCCGGAGCTGCGGAACGCCGTCCTGCTGGGACACCCGGggcacagctctgccccccaggccccgctgggggaactccctgccccgcccTCACACGCTCTGCCTTTTCCCTCCCCAGGACTGCGGCGCCCGGCCAAGCAGAGCGGCAAGAAGGCGTGA